Below is a genomic region from Desulfonatronum thiosulfatophilum.
ATTCGTCCCTGCTGTCCCAATCGCATTTCCACTCCGCTCATGCTTACATCCACGTCGACATCCTCGGCCATGGGACCGATGGTTCGCCGCTCCTGTTCCGAATCCTTTGAAAAAACAAAAAAGCCCACAACCAGCAGGCAGACAAGCCCAATGAGTATTTTTCGATGCATGGATCCTCCACCTCGGATCAAATCGTTTATCTACCGTATTCGCGGCGCGCACACGGCTGAAGCTTAATCTTAGATGAGCTTGGCCTTGCAACGTTCGGCAAGAGATACTGAGTATAATATTTGCAAGATAAAATCGAGTACCGCAAGAACTTGCCGGATACGAACAATTGATGCCTTCGTCGCCATAATGAACGCTTCAGGCCGTCAGGAAGGAAATCAAAGTTTTTCCGAACCGAATTCTAACTACGCCACTTTTACGGCTCCATTCATATTGCCTATAACCACGCCGGAAAAAACGGTCAAATGGACGCCTCGCCCGCGCAGAGCAAAATCTGTGTTCTCAGCAATAATCCAAATCCAAATCGCAATCGAAATCGAAATCGAAAATATTACACCACCTCATGATTACGCCATCTTCTTGGTATGTCGTCTGATTGCGATTCGATTGCGATTACGATTACGATTGCGATAGCGATTGCGATACTTAATCGAATAGAGCGTGAGAATCGAGAACAAGTCTTGCCCTGTTACCCGCTTGGGCAGGCCGGGCAGATCGTCATCTTGACCCGGCGGGGGCCGCCGCCCTATTGTCAGCGAGTGACTCATCCTGAATCAAACCAAACAGTACGCCTGAACAAGGTGCTGGCGCAATCCGGACTCTGCTCACGCCGGGCGGCGGATGAAATGATTCTGGAGGGAGCCGTCATGGTCAACGGCGAAGTGACGAGAACTCCGGGTATCCGCATTGATCCAGGCCGGGACCGCGTTCGGGTTCGCGGCAAGGATATCCCGCTTACCCCGGAGAAACACCGCGAACTCCTGTATCTGGCCATGCACAAGCCCCCCGACGTGGTGACCACGGCCCACGATCCCCAGGGCCGGAAGACCGTCATGGACCTCCTTTCCTCTGAAATACGCCGCCGAAGGCCGTTTCCCGTTGGCCGCCTGGATCTACTGTCCGAAGGACTGCTCCTGCTGACCACGGACGGCGAAACGGCCCTGCGCATGACCCACCCTCGCTGGGAACATCCCAAAACATACCATGTTCGGGTCCGTGGTCACGTGACGCGGGAGAAACTCGAGACCATGCGCAGCGGAATGCAGCTTGCCGAGGGCGAGCGGCTGGCACCCGTGGAGGTTCGCATCATTGGCAATGATGGAACGTCATACCGCCAAAATGGCCGCCATTCCGAAGGAGGCGTGATTCTGGAAATGACGCTGCGCCAGGGCGTGAACCGGCAAATCCGGCGGATGTGCCGCGATCTTCGCCTGCATGTTCTGGGTCTGCGACGGTTGAGCCAGGGTCCCATCCAGCTCGGCGATTTGCCCAGCGGCGCATGCCGGTCCCTGACTCCCAAGGAAATCAACGCCCTGCTCGACTCCCTCGACTTGAACAGGAGACCCGCATGATCCATCTTTTCTTCTGCCCGCAAATGACGGAAACAGCTCTGCGCATCCACACGGCCCATCCGAAAGATATCACCCTCGGGCGGATCGACTGGTCCTATTTCCAGGATGGCTTTCCCAACCTGCGGATCGAAAACGCTCCCAATCTCCGCAACCGTGACGTGGCCTTTCTCGGAACCCTGACCACCCCCGGAGAGATGTTCGCCCAACTGGCCGTGCTTTTCGAATTGCCTCGGTATGCCGTACGCTCCTTCAAGCTGATCCTGCCCTACTTTCCCACGGGAACCATGGAACGGGTCGAGGAAGAAGGCCAGATCGCCACGGCCGCCACTCTGGCCCGCCTGCTCTCGGACATTCCGCTATCCATGTCCGGCCCGGCCCAGATCGTCATCTACGACATCCATGCCCTGCAGGAGCGCTTCTATTTTTCGGACAGCGTCATTCCCCGGCTTGAAACCGCCGTGCATCTGCTCAAGGAAGAGATCCAGAGTCTGCCCGACGTGTCTATCGCTTTTCCGGATGAAGGCGCCTGGAAGCGCTTCGGGCGACTCTTTTCGGAATTTCCGCAGATTGTCTGCCTCAAGGCCCGACAGGGAGATCGCCGGGGCGTCCTGATCAAGGAAGGCGATCCTCGCGACCGGCACGTCCTCATTGTGGACGACCTGATCATGTCCGGTGGGACCCTGATCGAGTGCAAGAACGTTCTCCTGGAAAAAGGCGCAACCTGCGTCAGCGCCTTTGCAACCCACGGAGTATTTCCGGATAGGGCATGGATGCGTCTGGAGAATGAAGGATTTCAAACCATCTGGATCACGGACTCCTGCCCCGCCCAAGCCGAGGCCGTCTATAGCCGGTCTCCATTCCAGGTCATATCCTTGGCCCGGGATATTGCCAGAATCCTGCTTGAACCGTTATCACCGCCCAGCGACTGAGCGTGCTCATCACGCCTACCTTTCCGACACCATCTTCCATGTCCACCCAAGGAGAGAAACATGATCCCCGACGACCTGTTGTATTCCGCATCTCATGAATGGGCCCGTATAGACGGCCAGGAAGCGCTGGTCGGAATCACGGACTTCGCCCAGTGCCAGCTCGGCGACATCACCTTCATCGAACTGCCCTCGGCGGGCGACGGCGTCGCTCAGGGCCGGGAAATTGGCAGTATCGAATCGGTCAAGGCGGCAACCGAACTGAACAGTCCGGTTACCGGAACGGTTCTGGAAGTAAATGAAGAACTGGACGGCGCCCCGGAAAAAATCAACCGGGATCCCTACGGCGCCGGCTGGATGATCCGCGTCAAACTCTCCGAAACGCCGCGGGAGCTGCTCACATCAGAGCAATACAAAGTCCTGGCCGAATGCCGCGAGTAGCCCATGCCCTATATTCCTCACACCCCGGATGAACAGCGACGGATGCTGGATGTGATCGGCGCGGCCGGCATGGACGATCTGTTCGCGGAAATTCCCGAGACGCTTCGTCCCAAAAGCTTCGACCTGCCCGAAGGCCTTGGCGAACATGAAGTGCTGAGCCGACTGGAAGCCTTGGCGAACAAGAACAATACCCAGTTGATCAGCTTTCTGGGCGCCGGTTTCTACGATCATGCCATTCCCGCGGCCGTGGACTTTCTGACCTCCCGGGGGGAATTCGCCACGGCATACACCCCTTATCAGCCTGAAGCCTCCCAAGGGTCCCTGCAGGCCATTTTCGAATACCAGACGGCCATTGCCAGGCTTCTGGACATGGATTTCGCCAACGCATCGGTCTACGACGGCGGTACCGCCCTCTACGAAGCCATGATGATGGCGGTGCGCCAGACCAAACGTCGCAGAATCGTGGTGGATGAATGCGTCAACCCCATCTATCGCCGCATGCTGGACTGCTACACCTCGAACCTGTCCCTGGAGATGATCCTGGTGCCGCACCAGGAAGGTTCGTCCGACATGGAGGCCCTTTCCGCGGCCGTGGATGAAAACACCGCCGGGGTTATTGTCCAGAACCCAAATTTTTTCGGAGTCATCCAGGACTTCACCGACCTGTTCTCCCACGTCCGGAACCACGGCGCCTTGAACATTATCTCCGTCTATCCCCTGATGCAGGCGATCCTGAAGACCCCGGGCGCCATGGGGGCGGACATCGCAACGGCAGAAGGCCAGAGCCTGGGATTGCCGCTGAGCTTCGGCGGGCCCTACCTGGGCATGATGACCTGCTCCAAAGCCTTGATCCGCCAGATGCCCGGACGCATTGTCGGGAGAACCACGGATGCCGAAGAGCGGACCGGCTACGTCCTGACCCTGCAGGCCCGGGAACAGCATATCCGCCGTCAGAAAGCCACGTCCAACATCTGCTCCAATCAGGCCCTGTGCGCCATGCGGGCCATTGTCTACCTCTGCCTGATGGGCCCCAGGGGGCTGGCCAACACGGCGACCCACTGTACTGAACTGGCCCATTACGCCGCCAGACGGCTGCTCAAACTCCCGGGAACAAGAATGCTCAGCCCGGCGCCCTTTGCCAATGAATTCGCCCTGGTCCTGCCGCGACCGGCCTATCACGTCATCGACCGGTTGACCCGGCGCGGTTTTTTGCCCGGCTTTCCCCTGGGCCGCTATTATTCCGGCCTGGAGAATGTTCTGCTTGTGGCCTGCACGGAAAAAAACACTCGCGAAGACATCGGCATTCTCAAGGAACTGCTGGGAGGGGCATTATGAAAACCATATTCGACCAATCCGTCTCCGGGCGACCCGGTGTTGGAATGCGCGAGCTGAAAAAGGACCTGACCGGTCTGATCCCCCAGGAACTGGCAAGAACCAGCCTGCCCTGTCTGCCCCAGGTCGGGGAGCTGGACGTGGTCCGCCATTTCACCCGCCTTTCCCGACTGAATTTCGGAGTGGACAGCCATTTCTATCCCCTGGGTTCGTGCACCATGAAGTACAGCCCCAAGTTCATGGAACAGGCCGCCGCCCTGCCCGGTTTCAGCCGACTGCACCCCCTTGTTCCCCAGTTCAGGGGCGCGGGCCACTTCGCCCAGGGTGCCCTGGAAGTGATCTTCGAAACCGAACAACTGCTCTGCGAAATAACGGGTATGGCCGGATTCACCGTGCATCCCATGGCCGGATCCCACGGCGAACTCACCGGCGCCATGATCATCGCCGCCTACCACAAGGACAAAGGCCGCAAGCGGACCAAAGTTATTGTGCCGGATTCGGCCCACGGAACGAATCCGGCATCCGCGGCCATTGCTGGATTCGACGTGATCAGCCTGGAATCCAAGGACGGAATTGTCGATCCGGAGGCCCTTGAAGCGGCCCTCAGCGAGGACGTGGCCGCGGTGATGATGACCTGCCCCAATACATTGGGGCTGTTTGAACTGCATCTGCCCCGGATCGTGGAACTGGTCCGGTCAGTGGACGCCCTGCTCTACTACGATGGAGCAAACCTGAACGCCATTCTGGGCAAAATGCGTGTGGGGGACGCCGGTTTCGACGTAGTCCACCTGAATCTGCACAAGACCTTCGGCACCCCTCATGGCGGAGGCGGTCCGGGATCCGGTCCGGTGGGCGTCAGCGAACGTCTGGTGGAATTCTTGCCCATATCACGAGTGGT
It encodes:
- a CDS encoding pseudouridine synthase translates to MPCYPLGQAGQIVILTRRGPPPYCQRVTHPESNQTVRLNKVLAQSGLCSRRAADEMILEGAVMVNGEVTRTPGIRIDPGRDRVRVRGKDIPLTPEKHRELLYLAMHKPPDVVTTAHDPQGRKTVMDLLSSEIRRRRPFPVGRLDLLSEGLLLLTTDGETALRMTHPRWEHPKTYHVRVRGHVTREKLETMRSGMQLAEGERLAPVEVRIIGNDGTSYRQNGRHSEGGVILEMTLRQGVNRQIRRMCRDLRLHVLGLRRLSQGPIQLGDLPSGACRSLTPKEINALLDSLDLNRRPA
- a CDS encoding phosphoribosyltransferase family protein — protein: MIHLFFCPQMTETALRIHTAHPKDITLGRIDWSYFQDGFPNLRIENAPNLRNRDVAFLGTLTTPGEMFAQLAVLFELPRYAVRSFKLILPYFPTGTMERVEEEGQIATAATLARLLSDIPLSMSGPAQIVIYDIHALQERFYFSDSVIPRLETAVHLLKEEIQSLPDVSIAFPDEGAWKRFGRLFSEFPQIVCLKARQGDRRGVLIKEGDPRDRHVLIVDDLIMSGGTLIECKNVLLEKGATCVSAFATHGVFPDRAWMRLENEGFQTIWITDSCPAQAEAVYSRSPFQVISLARDIARILLEPLSPPSD
- the gcvH gene encoding glycine cleavage system protein GcvH, which encodes MIPDDLLYSASHEWARIDGQEALVGITDFAQCQLGDITFIELPSAGDGVAQGREIGSIESVKAATELNSPVTGTVLEVNEELDGAPEKINRDPYGAGWMIRVKLSETPRELLTSEQYKVLAECRE
- the gcvPA gene encoding aminomethyl-transferring glycine dehydrogenase subunit GcvPA; amino-acid sequence: MPYIPHTPDEQRRMLDVIGAAGMDDLFAEIPETLRPKSFDLPEGLGEHEVLSRLEALANKNNTQLISFLGAGFYDHAIPAAVDFLTSRGEFATAYTPYQPEASQGSLQAIFEYQTAIARLLDMDFANASVYDGGTALYEAMMMAVRQTKRRRIVVDECVNPIYRRMLDCYTSNLSLEMILVPHQEGSSDMEALSAAVDENTAGVIVQNPNFFGVIQDFTDLFSHVRNHGALNIISVYPLMQAILKTPGAMGADIATAEGQSLGLPLSFGGPYLGMMTCSKALIRQMPGRIVGRTTDAEERTGYVLTLQAREQHIRRQKATSNICSNQALCAMRAIVYLCLMGPRGLANTATHCTELAHYAARRLLKLPGTRMLSPAPFANEFALVLPRPAYHVIDRLTRRGFLPGFPLGRYYSGLENVLLVACTEKNTREDIGILKELLGGAL
- the gcvPB gene encoding aminomethyl-transferring glycine dehydrogenase subunit GcvPB codes for the protein MKTIFDQSVSGRPGVGMRELKKDLTGLIPQELARTSLPCLPQVGELDVVRHFTRLSRLNFGVDSHFYPLGSCTMKYSPKFMEQAAALPGFSRLHPLVPQFRGAGHFAQGALEVIFETEQLLCEITGMAGFTVHPMAGSHGELTGAMIIAAYHKDKGRKRTKVIVPDSAHGTNPASAAIAGFDVISLESKDGIVDPEALEAALSEDVAAVMMTCPNTLGLFELHLPRIVELVRSVDALLYYDGANLNAILGKMRVGDAGFDVVHLNLHKTFGTPHGGGGPGSGPVGVSERLVEFLPISRVVKLEDGQFFLDYDYPKSIGYVAPFYGNFGVYLKAYAYILRLGREGLIRVSENAVLAANYLRKRLEEHLEIPYNRICMHEFVASAVRQAAQGVRAVDIAKALLDKGHHAPTVYFPLIVKEALMFEPTETESLETLDQFVNDLIEILEQAEHDPASIQSAPHQTPVGRLDEVKAARNLELTDHCGL